From Nicotiana tabacum cultivar K326 chromosome 22, ASM71507v2, whole genome shotgun sequence, one genomic window encodes:
- the LOC107791257 gene encoding 26S proteasome regulatory subunit 6B homolog, whose amino-acid sequence MATPMVLDPKPLPEAPSTRPDPYIQDVLSDGEDDLYARLKSLQRQLEFIEIQEEYVKDELKNLRREHLRAQEEVKRIQSVPLVIGQFMEMIDTNNAIVGSTTGSNYYVRILSTINRELLKPSASVALHRHSNALVDVLPPEADSSISLLSQSEKPDVTYSDIGGCDIQKQEIREAVELPLTHHELYKQIGIDPPRGVLLYGPPGTGKTMLAKAVAHHTTAAFIRVVGSEFVQKYLGEGPRMVRDVFRLAKENAPAIIFIDEVDAIATARFDAQTGADREVQRILMELLNQMDGFDQTVNVKVIMATNRADTLDPALLRPGRLDRKIEFPLPDRRQKRLVFQVCTAKMNLGDEVDLEDYVSRPDKISAAEISAICQEAGMHAVRKNRYVILPKDFEKGYRTNVKKPDTDFEFYK is encoded by the exons ATGGCAACACCAATGGTTCTCGATCCAAAACCCTTACCGGAGGCACCATCGACCCGACCCGACCCATATATACAGGACGTTCTTTCCGACGGCGAAGATGACCTCTACGCCCGCCTAAAATCTCTTCAACGGCAGCTGGAATTCATCGAGATCCAAGAGGAATATGTGAAGGACGAGCTGAAAAATCTCCGGCGAGAACACTTACGGGCACAGGAAGAAGTCAAACGGATTCAATCGGTGCCGTTAGTAATCGGTCAGTTCATGGAGATGATTGATACGAATAACGCTATTGTGGGCTCCACTACGGGATCTAATTACTACGTTAGAATACTCAGCACTATTAATCGGGAGCTACTTAAACCCTCGGCTTCTGTGGCCTTGCATCGTCACTCGAATGCGCTTGTTGATGTTTTACCTCCTGAGGCTGATTCGAGTATTTCTCTGCTTAGCCAATCGGAGAAACCTGATGTTACCTATAGT GATATTGGAGGATGTGACATACAAAAGCAGGAAATCCGTGAGGCTGTTGAGTTACCTCTGACTCATCACGAGTTGTACAAGCAGATTGGTATAGATCCTCCCCGTGGTGTCTTGCTTTATGGTCCACCAGGTACCGGGAAAACTATGCTTGCAAAGGCTGTCGCTCATCACACTACTGCTGCCTTCATAAGGGTTGTTGGCTCAGAATTTGTTCAGAAGTACTTGGGTGAG GGTCCTCGAATGGTTCGTGATGTCTTTCGCCTTGCCAAAGAAAATGCTCCTGCAATTATATTTATTGATGAGGTAGATGCAATTGCAACTGCCAGGTTTGATGCTCAGACTGGAGCTGATAGGGAGGTCCAGCGTATCCTCATGGAGTTGCTGAATCAG ATGGATGGATTTGACCAGACCGTgaatgtgaaagttattatggcAACTAATAGAGCTGATACTTTGGATCCTGCACTTTTGCGTCCTGGAAGGCTTGATCGGAAGATTGAATTTCCTTTGCCTGATAGGCGTCAAAAGAGGCTTGTTTTTCAG GTCTGCACTGCTAAGATGAACTTAGGTGATGAGGTCGACTTGGAAGATTATGTTTCTCGCCCTGATAAAATTAGTGCTGCTGAG ATTTCAGCTATTTGTCAGGAAGCAGGTATGCATGCAGTGCGAAAGAATCGATATGTCATACTCCCCAAGGACTTTGAAAAGGGCTACAGGACCAATGTGAAGAAGCCTGACACTGACTTTGAATTCTACAAGTGA